One Acidobacteriota bacterium genomic region harbors:
- a CDS encoding porin family protein encodes MQTRRVDRIRRALSVTAIFSIVMMIPAAALAQSEFPDPRTEIFVGYSYYNPGDDSLLFPHLAADKGFNAAVTWNFNRYVGFTFDTSGHYGDNINVGNFGFGPTVKYPLDRATPFAHALFGFQKASPLGFQETAFLTMIGGGLDLRLTRLFSWRLFQADWVRSNHSFLLGSQDDFNGARLSTGIVFNLGSLTPSIPPSATCSASPTEVVAGESVTVTATPSNFNPKHELDYAWT; translated from the coding sequence ATGCAAACTCGTAGAGTGGATCGCATCCGCCGCGCGCTGTCTGTAACAGCGATCTTCTCGATCGTGATGATGATCCCGGCCGCCGCGCTGGCGCAGAGCGAATTCCCTGACCCGCGCACCGAGATCTTCGTGGGTTATTCGTATTACAACCCGGGTGACGATAGCCTGCTGTTCCCCCACCTTGCGGCGGACAAAGGGTTCAACGCCGCGGTCACGTGGAACTTCAACCGCTATGTGGGGTTCACGTTCGACACCAGCGGCCACTACGGCGACAACATCAATGTGGGCAATTTCGGGTTTGGCCCGACCGTCAAGTATCCGCTGGACCGCGCCACGCCGTTCGCGCACGCGCTCTTCGGCTTTCAGAAAGCGTCGCCGCTTGGCTTCCAGGAGACTGCATTCCTCACCATGATCGGCGGCGGCCTCGACTTGCGCCTTACCCGTTTGTTCAGCTGGCGCTTGTTTCAGGCCGACTGGGTGCGCTCGAACCACAGCTTCTTGCTCGGTTCACAAGATGATTTCAACGGCGCCCGCCTCTCGACCGGCATCGTGTTCAACCTCGGCAGCCTGACGCCGTCGATCCCGCCATCGGCAACGTGCAGCGCCAGCCCCACGGAAGTGGTGGCAGGCGAGAGCGTGACGGTGACGGCGACACCGAGCAACTTCAATCCCAAGCATGAACTGGATTACGCGTGGACG
- a CDS encoding response regulator gives MAEEKILIVEDEENERAGLAELVSAWGYRAETAKDGVEGLLQGRDQVTN, from the coding sequence ATGGCAGAAGAGAAGATCCTTATCGTCGAAGACGAAGAGAACGAACGCGCCGGCCTGGCGGAGCTGGTTTCCGCCTGGGGGTATCGTGCCGAGACCGCGAAAGACGGCGTCGAGGGACTTCTTCAAGGAAGGGACCAAGTCACCAACTAG
- a CDS encoding YkvA family protein, whose translation MADKVKVMAEPEIRAALEREEREASRLFTHTRETTRLLQDAVRKSERNRNKLLSFWRDLSALLRLLRAWKNKTYTKLPKKTIIMVLAAVIYFVDPFDLIPDVIPILGYIDDAAVLGLVMASIRDDLERFQEWEGTIQM comes from the coding sequence ATGGCGGATAAGGTGAAGGTGATGGCTGAGCCGGAGATCCGCGCGGCGCTCGAGCGCGAGGAGCGCGAGGCGTCGCGGCTGTTCACCCACACGCGCGAGACCACGCGGCTGCTGCAGGACGCGGTGCGCAAGTCCGAACGCAATCGCAACAAGCTGCTCAGCTTCTGGCGCGACCTCTCCGCGCTGCTGCGCCTGCTGCGTGCGTGGAAGAACAAGACCTACACCAAGCTGCCGAAGAAGACGATCATCATGGTGCTCGCCGCCGTGATCTACTTCGTGGACCCGTTCGACCTCATCCCCGATGTGATCCCGATACTCGGCTACATCGACGATGCCGCCGTGCTCGGCCTGGTGATGGCTTCCATCCGCGACGACCTGGAAAGATTCCAGGAGTGGGAAGGCACCATCCAGATGTAG
- a CDS encoding glutamate dehydrogenase, with protein sequence MATGPAVKAQPRESAIEITRGNFRIAAQRLGLDQDLQTLLSTPFRELRVDVPIRMDDGHLRVFIGYRVQHNGVRGPTKGGIRYHPNVDIDEVRALAEAMTWKTAVVNIPFGGAKGGVTCDPSKMSMQELEKLTRKFTSRIHLILGPFRDVPAPDVNTNAQVMTWLFDEYSSAHGYTPACCTGKPVDLGGSLGREQATGRGVSFMVREAAKDMGLELSQLRVAVQGFGNVGSNAALLIEQLGCKIVGVSDVKGGVYSARGLFVADVITHLKKTGSVVGFPGADSLTNEELLESDCDVLVPAALECVLHGDNAARVKAKLIVEGANLPTTPSADEVFYQRGVVVVPDILANAGGVTCSYFEWAQNLQQVFWEEDHVNRELDKIMVKAYRTVADRAKAEQTQLRTAAYCVAVERVARAEKLRGT encoded by the coding sequence ATGGCGACTGGTCCGGCAGTAAAAGCGCAACCGCGCGAATCGGCGATCGAGATCACGCGCGGCAACTTCCGCATCGCGGCACAGCGGCTGGGCCTCGATCAGGACCTGCAGACGCTGCTCTCCACGCCCTTCCGCGAATTGCGCGTGGACGTGCCCATCCGCATGGACGATGGCCACCTGAGGGTATTCATCGGGTATCGCGTGCAGCACAACGGCGTGCGCGGTCCGACGAAGGGCGGCATCCGCTACCACCCCAATGTGGACATCGATGAAGTGCGTGCGCTGGCTGAGGCGATGACGTGGAAGACGGCGGTGGTGAACATCCCGTTCGGCGGGGCGAAGGGCGGCGTGACCTGCGACCCATCAAAGATGTCGATGCAGGAGCTGGAAAAACTCACGCGCAAGTTCACCTCGCGCATCCACCTCATCCTCGGGCCGTTTCGCGACGTGCCTGCGCCCGACGTGAACACGAACGCGCAGGTGATGACGTGGCTGTTCGACGAATATTCCTCCGCCCACGGCTACACGCCCGCGTGCTGCACCGGCAAGCCGGTCGACTTGGGTGGATCGCTGGGCAGGGAACAGGCGACGGGGCGCGGCGTCTCGTTCATGGTGCGCGAGGCGGCAAAAGATATGGGCCTCGAACTCAGCCAGCTGCGGGTTGCGGTGCAGGGGTTCGGTAACGTGGGTTCGAACGCGGCGCTGCTCATCGAGCAACTGGGCTGCAAGATCGTGGGCGTGAGCGACGTGAAGGGCGGCGTCTACAGCGCGCGCGGTCTGTTCGTGGCCGACGTTATCACGCACCTGAAGAAGACCGGCTCGGTCGTGGGATTCCCCGGCGCCGACAGCCTGACCAACGAAGAGCTGCTGGAATCGGATTGTGACGTGCTGGTGCCGGCCGCGCTCGAGTGCGTGCTGCACGGCGACAACGCCGCGCGGGTAAAGGCGAAGCTTATCGTCGAGGGGGCGAACCTTCCGACCACGCCATCCGCCGACGAGGTGTTCTACCAGCGCGGGGTGGTGGTCGTGCCCGACATTCTCGCCAACGCCGGCGGCGTTACCTGCTCCTACTTCGAGTGGGCGCAGAACCTGCAGCAGGTCTTCTGGGAGGAAGACCACGTGAACCGCGAGCTCGACAAGATCATGGTGAAGGCGTATCGCACGGTGGCCGACCGCGCGAAAGCGGAGCAGACACAATTGCGGACCGCCGCCTACTGCGTGGCGGTGGAGCGGGTGGCGCGGGCGGAGAAGCTGCGCGGAACGTAG